Proteins encoded in a region of the Candidatus Zixiibacteriota bacterium genome:
- a CDS encoding S8 family serine peptidase produces MRFVVTAALVLALALSVGAAGEKLVRVERDLNVPSFVAWDNENIIVVLKPNVAVDHARDLQSPKALSNYPDFAPLSRRFDVVSSRPQFPGSDLKVGASSLARHYKVKIGKGTIDEAVAAYSRNPMVERVEKDAIHTLHAEANDTYYKNFPAPEFPFNQWHYFDTYSVMAETAWDTESGDATVVVGILDSGTKYNHSDIGGSNPPGPADNSTNGNIWVNPGETPGDGIDNDGNGYIDDVIGYDFVETTGGFGVACTDADCGTRDNDPADYNGHGTHVSGTVAAITNNGNRVAGVAGGFADGTPTGTANGVKIVPCRIGYNGKYRGQDGLGFVIMSAIAEAMYYMGDLAASGVNVAAINCSFGTSNSGGLGAAADYLLSQDVIICVAAGNSNSSSADYLNARGDCLDVGSTDKFGDPSDFSNYGSWVDIAAPGTEILSTYHVGSDPVPDYIAVLDGTSMSCPHVVGVAALLESFDPSLSAADKISLMINNTTAYNPGKDVGAGIVNARAAMDAIAPCTETTPVAEFSGSPTSGDVSLSVDFTDLSTNNPDTWAWTFGDGGNSSAQNPSYVYTSAGIYTVTLTASNCAGSDGETKVAYITVNEAPCTETTPVADFSGSPTSGDAPLTVNFTDLSTNNPDTWAWTFGDGGNSSAQSPSYEYTSPGTYTVTLTASNCAGSDGETKVGYITVTQPPGNNMHVHDIVVTRESKGPNWNGRGEITIYDQNEQPVANANVTVVATGPTGGTGTAATNGSGVVAFVTSKIKNPSGEWCFEVTNVTHATDTYDSGSNHVTKACESGPVFKSEPSAVTLPEGYTLNQNYPNPFNPSTSISYTLPQAEHVTLSVFNIRGQKIATLADGIHSAGQHTIEWDASAYASGVYLYRLTTSEFAETRKMVLMK; encoded by the coding sequence ATGCGTTTTGTAGTAACTGCGGCTCTCGTGCTCGCACTGGCTTTGTCGGTGGGTGCAGCAGGCGAGAAACTCGTGCGCGTTGAACGCGACTTGAACGTTCCGTCGTTCGTCGCTTGGGACAATGAGAACATCATTGTTGTTCTAAAACCGAATGTGGCTGTAGATCACGCTCGTGATCTACAATCGCCGAAAGCGCTTTCCAATTACCCCGACTTCGCGCCCCTGTCACGACGCTTTGACGTGGTCAGTTCTCGCCCCCAGTTCCCTGGATCGGATCTGAAAGTGGGCGCTTCATCGTTGGCGCGCCACTACAAAGTAAAGATCGGTAAAGGTACCATCGATGAGGCTGTCGCGGCCTATTCGCGCAACCCGATGGTGGAGCGAGTCGAAAAAGATGCTATCCATACTCTTCACGCTGAAGCCAATGATACCTATTACAAGAACTTTCCTGCTCCCGAGTTTCCATTTAATCAATGGCACTACTTTGATACATACAGTGTGATGGCCGAGACGGCCTGGGACACCGAGTCCGGCGATGCTACTGTCGTAGTCGGTATTCTCGATTCCGGTACCAAATACAATCACAGTGATATTGGCGGCTCCAATCCGCCCGGGCCTGCGGACAATTCGACCAACGGTAACATCTGGGTCAATCCCGGTGAGACGCCGGGTGATGGAATCGATAACGACGGGAACGGTTACATCGACGACGTTATCGGATACGACTTTGTGGAGACAACCGGCGGTTTTGGTGTCGCATGCACGGACGCCGACTGCGGCACCAGAGACAACGATCCGGCCGATTATAACGGTCACGGAACTCATGTTTCGGGAACCGTTGCGGCTATCACCAATAACGGTAATCGAGTTGCCGGTGTGGCCGGTGGATTTGCCGACGGCACGCCGACCGGAACAGCCAATGGTGTCAAGATCGTTCCCTGCCGAATCGGATACAACGGCAAGTACCGCGGGCAGGACGGCCTCGGCTTTGTTATCATGTCGGCGATCGCCGAAGCAATGTATTACATGGGCGACCTGGCCGCATCGGGCGTCAACGTGGCCGCCATCAACTGTTCATTCGGAACCTCAAACTCAGGTGGCCTGGGCGCTGCCGCCGATTATCTGCTCAGCCAGGACGTAATCATCTGTGTGGCTGCCGGGAACAGTAATTCCTCGTCGGCTGATTATCTTAACGCCCGTGGTGATTGCCTCGATGTTGGTTCCACGGACAAATTCGGTGATCCGTCGGACTTCTCCAACTATGGATCGTGGGTTGATATTGCCGCTCCCGGCACCGAGATTCTCAGCACCTACCATGTCGGGTCCGACCCGGTGCCGGACTACATCGCTGTGCTGGACGGTACTTCGATGTCTTGTCCGCACGTAGTGGGCGTGGCCGCTCTGCTGGAGTCTTTCGACCCGTCGCTTTCGGCAGCGGATAAGATTTCACTGATGATCAACAACACGACCGCCTACAATCCGGGTAAAGACGTCGGTGCCGGTATCGTGAACGCCCGCGCCGCGATGGATGCGATCGCACCGTGCACCGAGACCACACCGGTGGCCGAGTTCAGCGGATCGCCGACCAGTGGCGATGTATCTCTGAGCGTTGATTTTACCGATCTGTCAACCAACAATCCGGACACATGGGCGTGGACCTTTGGTGACGGCGGAAATTCATCCGCCCAGAATCCGAGTTACGTCTATACGTCGGCCGGCATCTATACCGTGACACTGACCGCATCCAACTGCGCCGGTTCCGATGGCGAAACCAAAGTCGCCTACATTACGGTCAACGAAGCGCCGTGTACCGAGACGACTCCGGTGGCCGACTTCAGCGGCTCGCCAACCAGCGGTGATGCACCCCTCACAGTGAACTTCACAGACTTGTCAACCAACAACCCGGACACCTGGGCGTGGACCTTTGGCGATGGCGGTAACTCATCGGCGCAGAGTCCGAGTTACGAGTATACATCGCCCGGTACATATACCGTTACTCTGACCGCATCCAACTGCGCCGGGTCCGATGGCGAAACCAAAGTTGGATACATTACGGTAACCCAGCCCCCCGGCAACAACATGCATGTGCATGACATTGTCGTTACCCGTGAGTCCAAAGGTCCCAACTGGAACGGTCGCGGCGAGATCACGATCTATGATCAAAACGAGCAGCCGGTGGCCAACGCCAACGTTACGGTAGTTGCGACCGGTCCCACCGGCGGTACCGGTACAGCGGCCACAAACGGTAGTGGTGTCGTGGCTTTTGTGACTTCCAAGATCAAGAACCCCTCGGGTGAATGGTGTTTTGAAGTTACCAATGTAACACATGCCACCGACACTTATGATTCCGGCAGCAACCACGTCACCAAGGCGTGCGAAAGCGGTCCGGTGTTCAAGAGCGAACCATCCGCAGTCACTTTGCCGGAAGGATACACTCTCAACCAGAACTACCCCAACCCGTTCAACCCCTCGACCAGTATTTCGTACACTCTGCCGCAAGCGGAACATGTAACACTGTCGGTGTTCAACATCCGCGGTCAGAAGATCGCAACGTTGGCCGATGGTATCCATTCGGCCGGACAACATACCATCGAGTGGGATGCTTCTGCGTATGCGTCGGGCGTTTATCTGTATCGTCTCACCACTTCCGAGTTTGCCGAGACCCGGAAGATGGTATTGATGAAATAG
- a CDS encoding carbohydrate binding family 9 domain-containing protein — translation MISRSMFRSGMGSLLFVFVLLLSATAVAADDDWTPIYNPTINIKTAPGEIKVDGYLNDPGWQGAAVADHFHENGPGDQIRPPVDTRAFITYNETHLFVSAVCYDNPDDLRAALSRRDRYLGDNIGFFFDTYGDAAWAYTLNVNPFGIQADALWSNGFGEDSMFDLVFESAGQVTDSGYQVEIAIPFASLRFPDKEKQTWRVQFWRHHLRESHYSCVWSAVDRNEAIWPNTWGTMTGLENVTPGKGVEIIPAITASQAGALNIDTSGALSFDNDDADGDLSLSGKYSISSNMIVDATYNPDFSNVESDAFQIDVNSPTALSYPEKRPFFQEGSDLYRTQLSMVYTRSINEPDFAAKFTGRLGRTSVSYLGAHDQNSPFIIPFEETSSGLMIGGESYSNILRVRQTIGSGSQVGFLLTDRHWEGGGSGTTFGLDAVIRLHQRVTLRTQVAGSHTEEPDSSLLTEHLSDVTFDNGKHTAAFDGESFSGYATTGRVSYNSNNFYIGGGYTETGPTFRADNGWVTRNSRRSSSLNAQYQIRFDEGLVERLVLNMDAVRIWNTDGHKKDEAIFSEVGVPLRYAQTWLELEYMISTEDFGGTYYDDIWNWSFSMSSQPSELLSFGGTISYGNQIAYSYQNMGRQTRLRGWADLSLVDRIFIENWYTHVKSHLVDTKEELFNGYIAGSRLGFQYNRRLSLRLLTQYNDFGKTWNIDPLITYQITPFSLFYIGTTYYVQQYDGLNKSGDGLAADDGVRFGHYKLDSRQFFMKLQYLFQL, via the coding sequence ATGATTTCTCGATCAATGTTCCGATCAGGGATGGGGAGTCTGCTATTCGTTTTTGTTCTACTTCTTTCGGCCACAGCGGTCGCGGCCGACGATGACTGGACGCCGATATACAATCCGACTATCAATATCAAGACTGCTCCCGGTGAGATTAAAGTCGACGGTTACCTGAACGATCCCGGCTGGCAGGGTGCGGCGGTAGCCGATCACTTTCACGAAAACGGACCCGGCGATCAGATTCGTCCGCCCGTGGATACCCGTGCTTTCATAACCTATAACGAAACGCATTTGTTTGTGTCGGCTGTCTGTTATGACAATCCGGATGATCTGCGAGCGGCGTTGAGCCGGCGTGACCGTTACTTGGGCGACAATATTGGATTTTTCTTCGACACTTACGGCGACGCCGCCTGGGCTTACACGCTCAATGTCAACCCGTTCGGTATCCAGGCCGATGCCCTTTGGAGTAATGGATTCGGCGAGGACAGCATGTTCGATCTGGTATTTGAATCAGCCGGACAGGTGACCGACTCCGGATACCAGGTGGAGATAGCTATCCCTTTTGCCAGTCTGCGGTTTCCCGACAAAGAAAAACAAACCTGGCGAGTTCAGTTTTGGCGCCATCATTTGCGCGAAAGTCACTATAGTTGTGTCTGGTCGGCTGTTGACCGCAACGAAGCAATCTGGCCGAACACATGGGGCACGATGACCGGACTTGAGAACGTGACGCCCGGTAAGGGAGTCGAGATTATCCCGGCCATCACCGCATCGCAAGCGGGGGCGCTCAATATCGACACCTCGGGGGCGTTGAGTTTTGACAACGATGACGCCGATGGTGACCTGTCGCTTTCGGGTAAGTACAGCATCTCGTCCAACATGATCGTCGATGCCACTTACAATCCGGACTTCAGCAATGTCGAATCCGATGCTTTTCAGATCGATGTGAACTCTCCAACGGCCTTGTCATATCCCGAAAAGCGACCGTTCTTTCAGGAAGGCAGTGATCTATACCGAACGCAACTGAGCATGGTCTACACGCGGTCAATCAACGAGCCCGACTTCGCGGCCAAATTCACCGGCCGATTGGGACGGACCAGTGTTAGCTATTTGGGGGCGCATGATCAGAACAGCCCGTTTATTATTCCGTTTGAAGAAACCAGTTCCGGACTGATGATCGGTGGTGAAAGCTACTCCAACATTTTGCGCGTGCGACAGACCATCGGGTCCGGATCGCAAGTAGGGTTCCTGCTGACCGACCGTCACTGGGAAGGTGGCGGCAGCGGCACGACGTTTGGATTGGATGCGGTGATCCGGCTGCACCAGCGGGTCACGTTGAGAACGCAGGTAGCCGGCAGCCACACTGAGGAACCGGACAGCAGCCTGCTGACCGAGCATCTTTCCGATGTAACATTTGATAACGGCAAGCACACGGCGGCCTTCGACGGCGAGTCTTTCTCAGGCTACGCGACCACCGGACGGGTGAGTTATAACAGCAACAACTTCTATATCGGCGGTGGCTATACCGAGACCGGTCCCACCTTCCGCGCCGACAACGGATGGGTTACGCGCAATAGTCGACGCAGCAGTTCACTCAATGCGCAGTATCAGATTCGGTTCGATGAGGGTCTGGTGGAGCGGTTGGTGCTCAACATGGATGCCGTGCGAATCTGGAACACCGATGGTCACAAGAAGGATGAAGCGATTTTTTCTGAGGTAGGCGTACCGCTACGGTATGCCCAGACCTGGCTGGAACTTGAGTATATGATCAGCACCGAGGATTTCGGCGGGACTTACTACGATGACATCTGGAACTGGAGTTTTTCCATGTCGTCGCAACCGAGCGAGCTCCTGAGCTTCGGCGGGACTATTAGCTATGGGAACCAGATAGCATATAGCTACCAGAATATGGGCAGGCAAACCAGACTCAGGGGTTGGGCCGATTTGAGTCTGGTCGACAGGATTTTTATTGAGAACTGGTACACCCATGTAAAGAGTCATCTGGTTGACACCAAGGAGGAACTGTTCAACGGATACATAGCCGGTTCGCGGCTCGGTTTCCAGTACAACCGCCGGTTGTCGCTAAGGCTGCTGACTCAATACAATGATTTCGGTAAGACCTGGAATATAGATCCCCTGATCACTTACCAGATCACGCCGTTCTCGCTGTTTTATATTGGCACTACCTACTATGTGCAGCAGTACGACGGCTTGAACAAGAGTGGTGACGGTTTGGCGGCGGACGATGGTGTTCGTTTTGGCCATTACAAACTGGACTCGCGTCAGTTTTTCATGAAGCTGCAGTACCTGTTCCAGTTGTAG
- a CDS encoding protein kinase, which produces MTLSPGQKLGPYEIDSPAGSGGMGEVYKAKDTRLDRVVAIKVLPERTAQNEDMRARFEREAKTISSLNHPNICTLHDIGSENGLDYLVMEYLEGETLSERIKKGPLPTNEAIEIGTEIADALDKAHGQGLIHRDLKPANIILTREGAKLLDFGLAKLKISGGVVEGISGITQTTPLTGTGTIVGTIQYMAPEQLEGSEADARSDVFAFGAVLYQMVTGARPFDGKSQANLIAAILERTPTPISSVVPMTPPGLDRLVRKCLEKDPDKRWQSARDLADELRWLAQSGSQAGIPAPVAARRKFKLRLGWLVASLTFVTAAFYGFKWHTQPEPVKNVIRFEITPGEDFQSIYWPQISPNGKYLAFKATDAARKSGVWVRPLNSNESFLLNGTEAALRPFWSPDSRYLAFSVGRNQLKKVPINGGPAQLVGEFERVADGSWGSDGIIIFDGSDRDSLHTVAAGGGSAVVVSQLDQARSERYHAWPDFLPDGKHFLFLVASDSTLGSSTFDLKLGRVDSDETVDLFKTTSRVVYCEPGYLVYVKDKILLAQAFDVSGLKVVGEPIPVAENIASLSQSAVSSFDVSDEGTLVYMTSDASIKNELVWVDRTGKELAKIGEPGRYGDVALATDGQRLVFGLEDPQTETIDLWMHDIKRGVSSRFTFEEGEEFAPLWSQDGSTVYYNHGSIPAILPFWKPANGTGEASLLLDSAAGPFNVLTDISRDGNRYCFTGASEGQPDIKMMNLATDSIPVPLIKTPLDEYGGIFSPDGTYLLYAAEETDITELYLLKLDGAGGKWQISTSGVRSAVWNPAGGEILYFNREWEMMSVPIKTDGSVEIGSPTKLFQHRLSTLKFGFRPFDVSADGQRFLLVSAMDQKVSPKFNVVLNWPSLIEEDR; this is translated from the coding sequence ATGACGCTCAGTCCGGGACAGAAGCTCGGTCCGTATGAAATCGACTCGCCGGCCGGCAGCGGCGGGATGGGCGAGGTGTACAAAGCCAAAGACACGCGCCTGGACCGAGTTGTCGCAATCAAAGTTTTGCCGGAGCGCACGGCTCAGAACGAAGACATGCGGGCACGGTTTGAGCGCGAGGCTAAGACTATCTCCAGCTTGAACCATCCCAATATTTGTACCCTCCACGACATCGGCTCAGAAAACGGTCTTGACTATCTGGTCATGGAATACCTCGAAGGTGAGACGTTGTCCGAGCGGATCAAGAAAGGTCCGCTGCCGACCAATGAGGCAATCGAAATCGGTACCGAGATCGCCGATGCTCTGGACAAAGCGCACGGTCAGGGATTGATCCATCGCGACTTGAAACCAGCCAATATTATACTCACCCGCGAAGGGGCCAAGCTTCTGGATTTTGGTTTGGCCAAGCTGAAGATATCGGGTGGCGTGGTGGAGGGTATCAGCGGTATCACCCAGACCACGCCGCTTACCGGCACCGGGACCATAGTCGGCACCATCCAGTACATGGCGCCGGAGCAACTTGAGGGAAGCGAGGCTGACGCCCGCAGTGACGTGTTTGCTTTTGGTGCGGTGCTGTACCAAATGGTCACCGGGGCACGACCTTTCGACGGCAAGAGTCAGGCCAATCTGATAGCCGCTATTCTTGAACGCACGCCGACGCCGATTTCTTCGGTTGTGCCGATGACTCCTCCCGGGCTTGACCGTCTGGTGCGAAAGTGCCTGGAGAAGGATCCTGACAAACGCTGGCAGTCGGCGCGGGACTTAGCCGATGAACTCAGGTGGCTGGCTCAATCGGGATCGCAGGCAGGTATCCCAGCCCCAGTTGCGGCCCGTAGAAAGTTCAAGCTCAGACTCGGTTGGCTGGTAGCATCGCTGACTTTTGTCACTGCTGCATTCTATGGTTTCAAATGGCACACACAACCGGAACCGGTCAAAAACGTCATCCGGTTCGAAATCACACCGGGCGAGGATTTCCAATCGATATACTGGCCACAGATATCTCCCAATGGTAAGTATCTCGCCTTTAAGGCGACCGATGCCGCCCGAAAGTCCGGCGTTTGGGTCAGACCGCTAAACTCCAACGAGTCTTTTCTGTTAAACGGTACCGAGGCGGCGCTGAGGCCTTTCTGGTCGCCGGACAGCCGCTACCTTGCTTTCTCGGTCGGTCGCAATCAGCTCAAGAAAGTACCTATCAACGGTGGACCCGCTCAGTTAGTCGGGGAGTTTGAAAGGGTGGCCGACGGAAGTTGGGGTTCTGATGGAATCATTATCTTTGACGGCAGTGACAGAGACAGTCTGCACACCGTTGCAGCAGGAGGTGGAAGCGCTGTGGTCGTCTCACAGTTGGACCAGGCGAGAAGTGAACGTTATCACGCCTGGCCGGACTTTTTGCCGGACGGTAAACATTTTTTGTTTCTCGTTGCGAGTGACTCGACGCTCGGTTCTTCGACGTTCGATTTGAAACTGGGCCGTGTAGACTCAGATGAAACAGTTGATCTGTTCAAAACGACATCCAGAGTTGTATACTGCGAACCCGGATACCTTGTCTATGTCAAAGACAAAATACTGCTGGCTCAGGCGTTTGATGTCAGTGGATTGAAAGTTGTCGGTGAGCCTATTCCAGTTGCCGAGAACATTGCCAGCCTGTCCCAGTCGGCTGTTTCATCGTTCGATGTTTCCGATGAAGGCACCCTGGTGTATATGACCTCCGATGCATCTATCAAGAATGAGTTGGTCTGGGTGGATCGGACCGGCAAGGAACTGGCCAAAATCGGTGAACCGGGTAGATACGGAGATGTTGCCCTCGCAACTGACGGACAAAGATTGGTCTTTGGACTTGAAGATCCGCAGACGGAGACAATCGACCTCTGGATGCACGATATAAAGCGTGGGGTCAGCTCGCGCTTTACGTTTGAAGAGGGTGAAGAGTTTGCCCCCCTCTGGTCACAGGACGGCTCAACTGTATACTATAATCACGGCTCTATACCGGCAATACTACCCTTTTGGAAACCGGCCAATGGTACCGGGGAAGCATCTCTGCTTTTGGACTCGGCGGCGGGACCCTTCAACGTTCTGACCGATATTTCAAGAGATGGAAACAGGTACTGCTTCACTGGTGCCTCCGAGGGTCAGCCGGACATAAAAATGATGAATCTGGCGACCGATTCCATACCGGTGCCGCTGATCAAGACACCGTTGGATGAGTATGGGGGGATATTCTCACCCGATGGCACATACCTCCTTTACGCAGCCGAAGAAACCGATATCACAGAGTTGTATCTGCTCAAACTTGACGGCGCCGGCGGCAAATGGCAGATCTCGACATCGGGAGTTAGGTCGGCTGTTTGGAATCCAGCCGGAGGGGAAATTCTGTATTTCAATCGTGAGTGGGAAATGATGTCGGTGCCGATTAAGACCGACGGTTCTGTTGAAATAGGCAGTCCCACCAAACTTTTCCAGCACCGGCTGTCCACGCTCAAGTTTGGATTCCGTCCTTTCGACGTCAGTGCCGATGGCCAGAGATTTCTGTTGGTATCGGCCATGGATCAGAAAGTCAGCCCAAAGTTCAACGTCGTTCTCAATTGGCCGAGCCTGATCGAGGAAGACAGATAG
- a CDS encoding dockerin type I repeat-containing protein produces the protein MIKMILRLRSPALSALLIICLLAIVSAGVLTDETITRNVIGAGGGTCSDGQATMKSVVGQGAIGHSTDGSYQLYSGFWRAEPSMTCAGSAVCYPDTHWVFEAHALDFALDTVYCGNFGLCSADDIDTSTIRVNESIVPSTIEVLDEEECPPAVGYAGRVLRLEVPTCDLVLSFGWLYDESVQQVYVSGNTLSGAPCAAVAEVLLFGHVSGDVNSDGLVDIADLVYMVSFLFTGGPPPPFDLAADLDGSCTVDIADLVYLVDYMFSGGPEPLAPCGGNDVDSK, from the coding sequence ATGATTAAGATGATTTTGAGATTGCGGTCACCCGCGCTGAGTGCCCTGCTGATAATCTGTCTTCTGGCGATAGTGTCGGCAGGAGTGTTGACGGACGAGACTATTACGCGCAACGTTATCGGCGCCGGGGGTGGAACGTGCAGTGACGGCCAGGCAACAATGAAGTCGGTGGTCGGACAAGGAGCCATTGGTCACTCAACTGACGGTTCTTATCAGCTATATTCCGGCTTTTGGCGAGCAGAGCCTTCGATGACCTGCGCCGGGTCGGCTGTTTGTTACCCCGACACACATTGGGTATTCGAGGCCCATGCCCTCGATTTCGCACTGGACACCGTGTATTGCGGCAATTTCGGGCTCTGCTCCGCGGACGATATCGACACGTCGACCATTCGAGTCAATGAATCCATCGTGCCGTCAACGATCGAGGTTCTGGATGAAGAAGAGTGTCCGCCCGCGGTAGGGTATGCCGGTCGCGTATTGCGGCTGGAAGTTCCCACCTGCGATCTGGTGCTGAGTTTCGGATGGTTGTACGATGAGAGCGTGCAACAGGTCTATGTGTCGGGAAACACTTTGTCCGGTGCTCCCTGTGCCGCGGTGGCCGAGGTTCTCCTGTTCGGGCATGTCTCCGGCGACGTGAACAGCGACGGACTCGTGGACATCGCCGATCTGGTTTACATGGTGAGTTTCCTGTTTACCGGCGGTCCCCCGCCACCGTTTGATCTTGCGGCCGATCTGGATGGTTCGTGCACTGTCGATATCGCTGATCTAGTCTATTTGGTCGACTACATGTTCAGCGGTGGACCGGAGCCGTTGGCGCCTTGTGGTGGCAATGACGTGGATTCGAAATAG